In one window of Psychrobacter sp. P2G3 DNA:
- a CDS encoding cob(I)yrinic acid a,c-diamide adenosyltransferase — MGNRLSKIYTRTGDDGSTGMADGSRVSKADNLFSVMGDIDELNSHIGLVRAHLTQAITDNETPNKQQLPERLQQKELDFAQALIIIQHLLFNIGGELAMPEYEGVSATHIEWLEQQIDAMNTTLPPLKDFILPTGSVLVSQLHVARTVCRRAERQAVLLQQERPQAIRGTAVSFINRLSDWLFVAARFCTDPEQVSEILWNSKVLEAFTTNNK, encoded by the coding sequence ATGGGTAATCGCTTAAGCAAAATATATACACGTACTGGAGATGACGGCAGTACTGGCATGGCAGATGGTAGTCGCGTTAGTAAAGCTGATAACCTATTTAGCGTAATGGGCGATATCGATGAGCTTAACTCACATATCGGCCTAGTACGGGCACATCTCACACAAGCGATAACTGATAACGAGACGCCAAATAAACAACAGTTACCTGAGCGTTTGCAACAAAAAGAGTTGGACTTTGCACAAGCCTTAATCATTATTCAACATTTATTATTCAATATCGGTGGCGAGCTTGCCATGCCAGAATATGAAGGTGTGAGTGCAACCCATATTGAATGGTTAGAACAACAGATTGATGCGATGAATACCACCCTGCCACCGTTAAAAGATTTTATTTTACCGACAGGTTCAGTTTTGGTCAGCCAACTGCATGTAGCGCGTACGGTTTGTCGCCGTGCTGAGCGTCAAGCAGTGCTATTACAGCAAGAGCGTCCACAAGCAATTCGTGGTACTGCGGTGAGCTTTATCAATCGCTTATCTGATTGGCTGTTTGTCGCCGCACGCTTCTGTACTGACCCCGAACAAGTCTCTGAGATACTATGGAATAGTAAGGTACTAGAGGCTTTCACAACTAACAATAAGTAA
- a CDS encoding mechanosensitive ion channel family protein: MNTFRSDDVKGNKIANRPKCSYSYEATWCTVLQSIFGFIVIALGTIYTPVYAATSDNEASTSEQNAGIQDDSKSQVATKAENLVDYAAQKIETIKKEGVSVSGVAEEIFDPTERNAVQQAGNLQGDTGLKGEYNEGYYLLDKINTGLPPLSEPPNLSTPLATLEFFQSAVMKQQFDLAAYALNMNLIDSEVQRSRSLELAKRLDFLLSERELYLFDDLPDRPDGLIEPPLGNTSSVMGIPRRSIQLGYIEYRERRVPVYLERVQVDDKAPIWVFSAQTVGNIDNLYEQYHPAEFERYLPTWMKIQFFNIALWEFLALFSFFLVTMGVGWLLSKGTEKIISRYIDDDQKYSSYVGSTNGVADLVSKLTVPLTFSISFLLVFTLVSGGFPYLDAVASSTRPIIWIGLVFSTMWLGIRVINFFANRYQDMQIENLAEEHFDKERRRRTYVSVFRRVFIFAMILGSIWIGLSEFTNMEGLGTTLLTSAGIAGVVIGIAAQPILGNIIAGVQVAVTQPVRIGDTVMMEGDWTTIEDLRYTYAVLKTWDERRLIVPMRRLITEIVENWSHTEVHQTCVVYLYVDYGADIKAIRKKFVELVQANELWDGETEPELLTVSLSENTIKLRGSLASDGPMSAFDLECQVREQMLNYLYHEQREHLPAERLIFKDRDE, from the coding sequence ATGAATACTTTTAGAAGTGATGATGTTAAAGGTAATAAAATTGCAAATCGTCCTAAGTGCTCTTACTCTTACGAAGCTACGTGGTGCACTGTGCTTCAATCGATATTTGGTTTTATAGTCATTGCACTGGGTACTATTTACACTCCTGTTTATGCTGCAACCAGTGATAATGAAGCTAGCACTAGTGAACAGAACGCTGGTATTCAAGATGATTCAAAATCACAGGTGGCGACCAAAGCAGAGAACTTAGTAGATTATGCTGCCCAAAAGATTGAAACAATCAAAAAGGAAGGTGTTAGTGTCTCCGGTGTAGCAGAAGAGATTTTTGATCCAACTGAACGCAATGCAGTACAACAAGCTGGAAACTTACAAGGCGATACAGGACTTAAAGGAGAGTATAACGAAGGCTACTATCTTTTAGACAAAATCAATACTGGTCTACCCCCATTGTCTGAGCCACCAAACCTATCAACACCGTTGGCTACTTTAGAGTTTTTCCAATCAGCAGTGATGAAGCAGCAATTTGACTTGGCAGCCTATGCGCTTAATATGAACCTGATTGATAGTGAGGTTCAGCGTAGTCGTTCACTTGAATTGGCCAAGCGTCTTGATTTTTTGTTATCTGAAAGAGAGCTCTACTTATTTGATGACCTGCCAGATCGTCCTGATGGTTTAATCGAGCCTCCACTTGGCAATACCAGTAGTGTAATGGGTATTCCGCGACGCTCTATTCAACTCGGTTACATCGAGTACCGTGAACGCCGTGTACCTGTCTATCTGGAGCGAGTACAAGTTGATGACAAGGCACCAATTTGGGTGTTCTCAGCGCAAACGGTTGGCAATATTGACAATCTTTATGAGCAATATCATCCAGCAGAGTTTGAACGCTATCTACCTACATGGATGAAAATACAGTTTTTTAACATTGCCTTATGGGAGTTTTTAGCATTATTTTCATTTTTCTTAGTGACTATGGGAGTAGGTTGGCTACTTAGTAAGGGTACTGAAAAAATTATCAGCCGTTATATTGATGATGATCAGAAATACAGCTCTTACGTCGGCAGCACTAATGGTGTGGCAGACTTAGTCAGTAAGCTAACCGTGCCGCTAACCTTTAGCATTAGCTTTTTATTAGTTTTTACTTTAGTGTCGGGTGGTTTTCCCTATCTAGATGCAGTAGCATCATCGACTCGTCCAATCATTTGGATTGGGTTAGTGTTTAGTACCATGTGGTTGGGTATACGCGTTATTAACTTTTTTGCCAATCGCTATCAAGACATGCAAATTGAGAATTTGGCTGAAGAGCACTTTGATAAGGAGCGTCGCCGCCGCACTTATGTGTCGGTATTTCGTCGCGTTTTTATCTTTGCCATGATTCTCGGCAGTATTTGGATTGGTCTTAGTGAATTCACTAATATGGAAGGCCTTGGCACGACGTTATTAACATCGGCTGGTATTGCTGGCGTGGTCATTGGTATTGCCGCCCAACCTATACTAGGTAATATTATTGCTGGTGTACAGGTGGCCGTCACTCAGCCAGTACGTATCGGCGATACAGTGATGATGGAAGGTGATTGGACAACGATTGAGGATTTACGTTATACCTATGCGGTGCTAAAAACATGGGATGAACGCCGCTTGATTGTACCGATGCGTAGACTAATTACTGAAATTGTAGAAAACTGGTCACATACGGAAGTTCATCAAACTTGTGTGGTTTACCTATATGTTGACTACGGCGCAGATATTAAAGCCATTAGAAAGAAGTTTGTGGAACTAGTGCAAGCGAATGAGTTGTGGGACGGCGAAACCGAACCTGAGCTGCTCACTGTATCATTAAGCGAAAATACGATTAAATTACGTGGAAGTTTGGCTTCTGATGGTCCTATGAGTGCTTTCGACTTGGAATGTCAGGTACGTGAACAGATGCTCAACTATCTGTACCATGAACAAAGAGAACATCTACCAGCTGAACGCTTGATATTCAAGGATAGAGATGAATAA
- the cysS gene encoding cysteine--tRNA ligase, translating into MNTPLADAMSQLAIYDSLTGGKRQFEPLKAGQVGMYVCGMTVYDYCHIGHARVMVGFDMAVRWLKQLGYDVNYVRNITDIDDKIIARANENGEDISVLTQRFIEAMHEDATALGCQMPDAEPRATDHIDEMQQMIETLVTGDYAYAGDNGDVYYAVDSFADYGKLSKRNLDDMQAGSRVDVENDKRNPFDFVLWKSAKPDEPQWASPWGQGRPGWHIECSAMSTKCLGNTFDIHGGGHDLQFPHHENEIAQSEAATGCEYARNWMHVGFINVDGEKMSKSLGNFFTIRDVTAKYLPETVRFFLLSSHYRSQVNFSDSALDESHNSLSRLYNALKLAEQQKGQALTVTDELINDAYRSTAGQDFIKAMNDDFNSSTAISVLFGLARDINKAVKAEEVDTAWQLAQQLKALAQVLNILQQPVQQFLQAVIGEQADDGLTDAAIDGLIIERADAKTNKNFARADKIREQLKEAGIELEDSRAGTTWRRA; encoded by the coding sequence ATGAACACACCACTTGCCGACGCTATGTCTCAGCTTGCCATTTATGATTCACTGACTGGCGGTAAACGTCAGTTTGAACCGCTTAAAGCCGGGCAGGTAGGCATGTATGTGTGCGGTATGACTGTCTATGATTATTGTCATATTGGTCACGCCCGCGTGATGGTTGGGTTTGATATGGCGGTACGCTGGCTTAAGCAATTGGGTTATGACGTTAATTATGTACGCAATATTACCGATATTGATGACAAAATCATCGCTCGCGCTAACGAGAACGGCGAAGATATTAGTGTACTGACTCAGCGCTTTATCGAAGCGATGCACGAAGATGCGACCGCACTTGGCTGCCAAATGCCGGACGCTGAACCACGTGCCACTGATCATATTGATGAGATGCAGCAAATGATTGAGACGCTGGTCACCGGCGACTATGCGTATGCAGGCGACAATGGTGACGTTTATTATGCAGTAGATAGCTTCGCAGATTATGGCAAATTGTCAAAGCGTAATCTTGATGATATGCAGGCAGGCTCGCGAGTCGATGTCGAAAATGATAAGCGGAATCCGTTTGACTTTGTACTCTGGAAATCGGCAAAACCTGATGAGCCGCAATGGGCATCACCATGGGGACAAGGGCGTCCAGGCTGGCATATTGAGTGCTCGGCCATGTCGACTAAGTGCCTAGGCAATACCTTTGATATTCATGGCGGTGGTCATGACTTACAGTTTCCGCATCACGAAAACGAGATAGCCCAATCTGAAGCAGCGACTGGCTGTGAGTACGCGCGTAACTGGATGCACGTTGGTTTTATCAATGTCGATGGCGAAAAAATGTCTAAGTCATTAGGCAACTTCTTTACCATTCGCGATGTAACCGCAAAATATTTGCCTGAAACGGTGCGCTTCTTTTTATTATCGAGCCATTATCGTAGCCAAGTGAATTTCTCTGATAGTGCCTTAGATGAGTCGCACAATAGCCTAAGCAGATTATACAATGCGTTAAAGCTAGCCGAGCAGCAAAAAGGGCAGGCTTTGACAGTCACTGACGAGTTGATAAATGATGCTTACAGGAGCACTGCTGGGCAAGATTTCATTAAAGCGATGAATGATGACTTTAATAGCTCAACGGCGATTAGTGTATTATTTGGGCTGGCACGTGATATTAATAAAGCTGTCAAGGCTGAAGAGGTAGATACTGCATGGCAGTTGGCGCAGCAGCTAAAAGCGTTGGCACAGGTGCTGAACATTCTACAGCAGCCAGTCCAACAGTTTCTGCAAGCAGTGATTGGCGAACAAGCGGATGACGGATTAACCGATGCTGCTATTGATGGCTTAATCATTGAACGTGCAGATGCCAAAACCAACAAAAATTTTGCACGTGCTGATAAGATACGTGAACAACTAAAAGAGGCAGGTATTGAGCTTGAAGATAGCCGTGCTGGTACGACATGGCGTCGTGCTTAA